Proteins encoded in a region of the Agromyces protaetiae genome:
- a CDS encoding alpha/beta hydrolase, with amino-acid sequence MPHVTSADGTRIGYDRLSIDGPTLVLVSGGLDDGSENIPLGEHLAETFAVVAYRRRGRGDSGDTDPYAVEREVEDLAAVIDATGGPAHVFGASSGGALVLEAAAAGVPIRRIGVHEVPYLLGDEMLAAWRDYTLALAEALDADDRDEALRLFMRLAGSSDGDIAAAEAAPVWPALRGLAPTLRYDAACLGDGPPPLPGSQRCISRCSSPPARVSIRILRGCRSTSSEPPPTSPPHTCPTRGGRRSKSQGMFPPRIAWDRC; translated from the coding sequence ACGACCGGCTCAGCATCGACGGCCCCACCCTGGTTCTCGTCAGCGGAGGGCTGGACGACGGCAGCGAGAACATCCCCCTCGGGGAGCACCTGGCCGAGACGTTCGCCGTCGTCGCCTATCGACGCCGAGGGCGCGGCGACAGCGGGGACACCGACCCATACGCCGTCGAGCGTGAGGTCGAGGACCTCGCCGCGGTCATCGACGCAACCGGCGGACCCGCGCACGTGTTCGGAGCGTCCTCGGGCGGGGCTCTCGTGCTCGAGGCCGCGGCCGCCGGCGTGCCGATCCGGCGGATCGGCGTCCACGAGGTTCCATACCTGCTCGGGGACGAGATGCTCGCCGCCTGGCGCGACTACACCCTCGCCCTCGCCGAGGCGCTCGACGCCGACGACCGGGACGAAGCGCTGCGCCTGTTCATGCGACTCGCCGGCTCGTCCGATGGGGACATCGCGGCCGCCGAAGCCGCACCGGTCTGGCCGGCGTTGCGCGGGCTCGCGCCGACGCTGCGCTACGACGCCGCCTGCCTCGGCGACGGCCCACCCCCGCTGCCCGGCTCGCAGAGGTGCATCAGCCGGTGCTCCTCACCACCGGCGCGAGTGTCGATCCGCATTCTGCGGGGCTGCCGGTCGACTTCTTCGGAGCCGCCGCCGACGTCGCCGCCGCACACCTGCCCGACGCGCGGCGGACGACGATCGAAGTCCCAGGGCATGTTCCCGCCCCGGATCGCCTGGGACCGGTGCTGA